A region from the Candidatus Electrothrix scaldis genome encodes:
- a CDS encoding ATP-binding protein → MKSILTASENRRIAKAMLDYSMLADGDKVLVAVSGGIDSLVLAWVLHTWRRKAPIDYEVQAVYVDMRPAGTPETGPGERAGLIRDRLVALGLSCQVLPGELPVLPDTQQEKDGVDTPADTAGICFQCARNRRRLLFEHAREQGFATIALGHHRDDIVETFFINLTCSGNISTMRPKQVLFSGRLALIRPLAYLVKEEIRAIGKRLGLEPVASDCPLSEQTRRQDIRGLLEHIYEYIPGSQEHIFAALGNVRQDYLLLQESPKAEL, encoded by the coding sequence ATGAAGAGTATCCTGACAGCCAGCGAAAATCGACGCATTGCCAAGGCCATGCTGGATTATTCCATGCTGGCTGATGGTGACAAGGTGCTGGTTGCGGTTTCCGGCGGTATTGACTCCTTGGTTCTGGCATGGGTGCTGCACACCTGGCGGCGAAAGGCCCCTATTGATTATGAGGTCCAGGCCGTGTATGTGGATATGCGGCCAGCAGGCACGCCGGAAACTGGGCCAGGGGAGCGGGCTGGCCTTATCCGTGATCGACTTGTAGCCTTAGGGCTCTCCTGTCAGGTTTTACCTGGAGAGCTGCCTGTTCTCCCAGATACGCAGCAGGAAAAGGATGGCGTTGATACCCCTGCTGATACTGCTGGCATCTGTTTTCAATGTGCCCGTAACCGGCGCCGCCTTCTCTTTGAGCATGCCCGTGAGCAGGGCTTTGCGACAATTGCTCTGGGGCATCATCGGGATGACATCGTGGAAACCTTCTTTATTAACCTCACCTGTAGCGGCAATATCAGCACCATGCGCCCTAAGCAGGTGCTCTTTTCCGGTCGTCTTGCCCTGATCCGACCGTTGGCCTATTTGGTGAAAGAAGAGATCCGGGCCATTGGCAAGCGGCTTGGCCTGGAACCGGTGGCCTCTGATTGCCCTCTATCCGAGCAGACCCGTCGGCAAGATATCCGAGGACTGCTGGAACATATTTATGAGTATATTCCCGGCAGCCAGGAACATATTTTTGCTGCGCTGGGCAATGTTCGTCAGGATTATCTCCT
- the hisB gene encoding imidazoleglycerol-phosphate dehydratase HisB, whose protein sequence is MTEPTTTISPRESTIERETLETQIALQLNIDGSGKADISTGVGFLDHMLTLFTVHGFFDLSVQAKGDTYVDDHHTVEDIGICLGQAFAQALGNKAGIHRYAHAYVPMDETLARVCLDFSNRPFLHYDVTIRDQKVGDFDTALVLEFLRAVAQHAGITLHVDLLHGENAHHIIEAVFKALGRAMGEGVSLRQGLVGTLSSKGSL, encoded by the coding sequence ATGACTGAACCCACGACGACCATTTCCCCGCGTGAAAGCACCATAGAACGGGAAACCCTGGAAACCCAGATTGCTCTCCAGCTGAATATAGACGGCTCTGGAAAGGCTGATATCAGCACCGGTGTTGGCTTTCTCGACCATATGCTGACCCTTTTTACTGTGCATGGTTTTTTTGACCTCTCTGTGCAGGCAAAAGGGGATACCTACGTGGATGATCACCATACTGTGGAGGATATCGGCATCTGTCTTGGTCAGGCCTTTGCCCAGGCCCTGGGAAATAAGGCTGGTATTCATCGCTATGCCCACGCCTATGTGCCGATGGATGAAACCCTGGCTCGGGTCTGCCTTGATTTTTCCAACCGTCCCTTTCTCCATTACGACGTAACCATCCGGGACCAAAAGGTAGGGGACTTTGATACGGCCCTTGTCCTGGAGTTCTTGCGGGCTGTGGCCCAGCATGCGGGGATAACCCTGCATGTGGATCTTCTGCACGGAGAAAATGCCCATCATATTATTGAAGCGGTGTTTAAGGCCCTGGGGCGGGCTATGGGAGAGGGTGTATCGCTTCGGCAGGGCTTGGTCGGTACCCTTTCCTCTAAGGGATCGTTGTAG
- a CDS encoding rhomboid family intramembrane serine protease has product MKFDTAKIPVYLVCTIWAIYLLDLILPIRLNAYGIVPRTTGGLLGIPLTNFLHANLRHLISNTVPLFVLSLLLTLFYRKIFFDVIIIIIGCGGSLVWLFARSANHIGASMLIYGLAAFLISYGLLKRELVPVIISVLVALVYGLGMLGGMLPFHGFISWEGHLFGAVGGVVAARLLRKR; this is encoded by the coding sequence ATGAAATTCGACACAGCAAAAATCCCTGTCTACCTTGTCTGTACGATCTGGGCAATCTATCTCCTGGACCTGATCCTTCCGATCCGACTCAATGCCTATGGGATCGTCCCCCGTACAACTGGAGGCCTGCTCGGCATCCCACTGACCAACTTTCTCCACGCTAACCTCAGGCACCTTATCAGCAACACGGTTCCTCTCTTTGTCCTGAGCTTGCTCCTCACCCTGTTTTACCGGAAGATCTTCTTCGACGTCATTATTATTATCATCGGCTGCGGAGGGAGTCTAGTCTGGCTCTTTGCCCGCTCAGCCAATCATATCGGGGCCAGCATGCTTATCTACGGTCTGGCTGCCTTCCTTATCAGCTACGGCCTGCTGAAACGGGAGCTTGTCCCGGTTATTATCTCTGTCCTTGTGGCGCTGGTCTATGGCTTAGGAATGCTCGGCGGCATGCTGCCTTTTCATGGATTCATTTCATGGGAGGGGCATCTCTTCGGGGCTGTGGGTGGGGTTGTTGCGGCGCGGCTTTTGAGGAAGAGGTAG
- a CDS encoding ISL3 family transposase: MKLLSLAYIKDAARSVKRVCEEMFTEATDSVLTELLGVAALKVNMYCLRLEGVEDVLHLRCSHRDDIAICFRCGTPSEAIHEEKERCVRHLDIWGKRTFLHFFSRRFMCEQCQKPFTESLPFIEKFRRHTKEFERHIYERCKAGCRKKVAIKEKLSQATVKEILNRFARRIPERNSGLFTRVLGIDEISLKKRHRQFVLVISDISSRSILAVLPDRRKDTLEKWLNELTEEQRRAIKFVSIDMWAPYAQAIRTKLPKSRLTVDRFHVMKQLNERLGQMRRKIQRALPDEKKDILKGIRWILVRNREELSTEEESRLTEVLALHPELRELYLIKEEFRCIFERVRSRDKASKFLRAWIWKARVTGNVFLLKFVGTLENWWNEVLNYFVERVTNGFVEGLNNSIRNIIRTAFGYRNFENFRLRVFAEHGVPH; encoded by the coding sequence GTGAAATTGCTTTCTCTTGCTTATATTAAGGATGCGGCCCGGTCTGTAAAACGAGTTTGCGAAGAAATGTTTACCGAGGCAACAGACTCTGTTTTGACAGAACTTCTCGGAGTTGCTGCTTTGAAGGTTAATATGTACTGTTTGCGATTGGAAGGTGTGGAAGATGTGCTTCATCTACGATGCTCTCATCGTGATGATATAGCCATCTGCTTCCGTTGCGGTACTCCTTCCGAAGCAATACATGAAGAAAAGGAGCGTTGCGTCCGACATCTTGATATCTGGGGAAAGAGGACTTTTTTACATTTTTTCTCCCGTCGTTTCATGTGTGAACAGTGTCAAAAACCGTTCACGGAATCATTGCCTTTTATTGAAAAATTTAGAAGACATACTAAGGAATTTGAACGACATATTTATGAACGATGTAAGGCGGGCTGCCGAAAAAAAGTCGCCATAAAAGAGAAATTGAGCCAAGCGACTGTGAAAGAGATTCTCAACCGATTCGCCCGCCGCATACCGGAACGCAATAGCGGCCTATTCACACGGGTACTCGGGATTGATGAAATTTCTCTGAAGAAACGGCATAGGCAATTTGTTCTTGTCATTTCAGATATAAGCAGCAGGAGTATTCTCGCAGTCCTACCGGATCGCCGTAAAGATACTCTCGAAAAATGGCTCAATGAATTAACGGAGGAACAACGCCGGGCGATTAAATTTGTATCTATTGATATGTGGGCACCTTATGCTCAGGCAATTCGCACGAAACTCCCAAAATCTCGGCTTACAGTTGATAGATTTCATGTGATGAAACAGCTGAATGAGCGTTTGGGACAGATGCGTCGTAAAATTCAGCGTGCTCTTCCTGATGAGAAAAAGGACATATTAAAGGGAATACGTTGGATTCTTGTGAGAAACAGGGAAGAACTTTCCACCGAAGAAGAGTCGCGTTTGACCGAGGTGCTTGCCCTCCATCCTGAACTAAGAGAACTCTACCTTATCAAAGAAGAATTTAGGTGTATTTTTGAGCGCGTAAGAAGTCGGGATAAAGCATCGAAGTTCCTAAGAGCCTGGATATGGAAAGCTCGGGTGACAGGAAATGTGTTTCTTTTGAAGTTTGTTGGTACGCTGGAAAATTGGTGGAATGAAGTTTTGAACTATTTTGTCGAGCGGGTTACAAACGGCTTTGTTGAAGGACTCAATAACAGCATAAGAAACATTATTCGTACAGCGTTTGGCTACAGAAATTTTGAAAATTTTAGGCTCCGGGTATTTGCGGAACATGGGGTTCCCCACTAA
- the groL gene encoding chaperonin GroEL (60 kDa chaperone family; promotes refolding of misfolded polypeptides especially under stressful conditions; forms two stacked rings of heptamers to form a barrel-shaped 14mer; ends can be capped by GroES; misfolded proteins enter the barrel where they are refolded when GroES binds), which translates to MSKELYYSGKAREAMLAGVNCLADAVKVTLGPKGRNVLIEKSFGAPVITKDGVTVAKEIEIKDKFKNMGAQMVKEVASKTSDVAGDGTTTATVLAQAIYREGAKMVAAGSNPMEIKRGIDASVATVVAELSTISQPTKEQSEIAQVGTISANNDTTIGSIIAEAMDKVGKEGVITVEEAKSMETSLDVVEGMQFDRGYLSPYFVTDPDRMEVNMEDPLILINEKKISNMKDLLPILEAVAKMGKPLFIIAEDVDGEALATLVVNKLRGTLNIAAVKAPGFGDRRKAMLEDIAILTGGQVITEDLGIKLENITVNDLGTAKRIVVDKDNTTVIDGAGDKDKLAARVKQIRTQAEDSTSDYDREKLQERLAKLIGGVAVINVGAATEIEMKEKKARVEDALNATRAAVEEGVVPGGGVAFLRCIKALESLKLVGEQDLGRQIIMRALEEPVRQIAANAGMEGSVVVEKVKGMEGANGFNAALEEYGDLIAAGVIDPTKVSRTALQNAASVSGMLLTTECMIADEPDKDDAGAGAAMGGMPGGMGGMGGMGGMGGMM; encoded by the coding sequence ATGTCCAAAGAATTATATTACAGCGGCAAAGCCCGCGAGGCAATGCTTGCCGGTGTAAATTGCTTGGCTGATGCAGTAAAGGTTACCCTCGGACCTAAGGGGCGCAATGTTCTGATTGAGAAATCTTTCGGCGCGCCGGTTATCACCAAAGACGGTGTGACTGTTGCCAAAGAGATTGAGATCAAAGATAAGTTTAAAAACATGGGCGCTCAGATGGTCAAAGAGGTTGCTTCCAAGACCTCTGATGTTGCTGGCGACGGAACCACCACCGCAACTGTTCTGGCCCAGGCCATCTACCGCGAAGGTGCCAAGATGGTTGCTGCTGGCTCCAATCCTATGGAGATCAAACGCGGTATCGATGCTTCTGTTGCAACGGTTGTTGCCGAGCTGTCCACGATTTCTCAACCCACCAAAGAGCAGAGCGAGATTGCTCAGGTTGGTACCATTTCCGCCAACAACGACACCACCATCGGCAGCATCATTGCTGAGGCAATGGATAAAGTAGGCAAGGAAGGGGTTATCACCGTGGAAGAGGCAAAGTCCATGGAGACCTCTCTGGACGTTGTTGAAGGTATGCAGTTTGATCGCGGCTATCTTTCTCCGTATTTTGTGACAGATCCGGATCGTATGGAAGTCAACATGGAAGATCCGCTGATCCTGATCAACGAGAAAAAGATCTCCAATATGAAGGACCTGCTGCCTATCCTTGAGGCTGTTGCTAAAATGGGTAAGCCGCTGTTCATTATTGCTGAAGATGTTGATGGCGAAGCACTGGCAACCTTGGTTGTCAATAAGCTGCGCGGTACCCTGAACATCGCTGCTGTAAAGGCTCCGGGCTTTGGTGATCGTCGTAAGGCTATGCTGGAAGATATCGCTATCCTCACCGGTGGTCAGGTTATCACCGAGGATCTGGGGATCAAGCTGGAGAACATTACTGTTAATGATCTCGGAACAGCTAAGCGTATTGTTGTTGATAAAGACAATACCACTGTTATCGACGGTGCTGGTGACAAGGATAAACTGGCTGCCCGCGTTAAACAAATCCGCACCCAGGCCGAGGATTCCACCTCTGACTATGATCGTGAGAAGCTCCAGGAGCGTCTGGCAAAATTGATCGGCGGTGTTGCTGTCATCAATGTCGGTGCCGCCACCGAGATTGAAATGAAAGAGAAAAAAGCCCGTGTTGAGGATGCGCTCAATGCTACTCGCGCTGCTGTGGAAGAGGGTGTTGTTCCTGGCGGCGGCGTGGCCTTCCTGCGTTGCATCAAGGCTCTGGAGTCCCTGAAGCTGGTCGGAGAGCAGGATCTTGGTCGTCAGATCATTATGCGTGCCCTGGAAGAGCCGGTTCGTCAGATTGCAGCCAACGCCGGTATGGAAGGCTCTGTGGTTGTCGAGAAAGTCAAGGGGATGGAAGGTGCTAACGGTTTCAATGCTGCCCTTGAAGAGTATGGTGACCTCATTGCGGCCGGTGTTATTGACCCGACCAAGGTTTCTCGTACAGCCCTGCAGAACGCAGCTTCTGTATCCGGTATGCTGTTGACCACCGAGTGCATGATCGCTGATGAGCCTGATAAGGATGACGCTGGTGCAGGCGCTGCTATGGGCGGTATGCCTGGTGGCATGGGCGGCATGGGTGGAATGGGTGGAATGGGCGGAATGATGTAA
- the groES gene encoding co-chaperone GroES, which yields MNIRPLNDRILVKRLEQEEKTAGGIIIPDSAKEKPAEGEIIAVGPGKMNKAGERVAMDVQTGDKVLFSKYGGTDVKFDGQDYLIMREDDILGVLVA from the coding sequence ATGAACATTCGTCCATTGAATGACCGTATTCTGGTCAAGCGACTGGAGCAGGAAGAGAAAACAGCAGGTGGTATCATTATTCCTGATTCTGCCAAAGAGAAGCCAGCTGAAGGCGAGATCATTGCTGTTGGTCCCGGAAAGATGAATAAGGCCGGTGAGCGTGTTGCTATGGATGTGCAGACCGGTGACAAGGTTCTGTTCTCTAAGTACGGCGGAACGGATGTAAAATTCGACGGACAGGACTACCTGATCATGCGGGAAGATGATATCCTTGGTGTACTCGTAGCGTAG
- a CDS encoding branched-chain amino acid aminotransferase — protein sequence MLKNELDVTLLRAETLKEKPDQSQLGFGKHFTDHMLTMRWDKEQGWHDAEIRPYANFSLDPAAMVLHYSQEIFEGLKAYRGVDDAVLLFRPMDNLNRFNDSADRMCMPRIPAEKVLQALKGLVYLEREWIPKVEGGALYIRPAMIASEAALGVRPANEYLFFVICSPVGAYYAEGFNPTKIYVEDEYVRAVPGGVGNVKTGGNYAASIKAHTTSQRKGYTQVLWLDAVERKYIEEVGTSNIFFVINGELVTPPLGGTILPGITRDTVLQLAKDWEIPTSERRITIDEVIAAAEDGSLTEAFGSGTAAVISPIGEFGYQGNSIAVNHGETGPLAQRFFDGIQDLQRGATPDMHEWIVRVK from the coding sequence ATGCTGAAAAACGAACTTGATGTTACTCTGCTTAGGGCAGAGACCTTGAAAGAAAAGCCGGATCAAAGCCAATTGGGATTCGGTAAACATTTTACTGATCACATGCTCACTATGCGCTGGGATAAGGAGCAGGGTTGGCATGATGCGGAGATCAGGCCCTACGCGAACTTCAGTCTTGATCCCGCTGCAATGGTTTTGCATTATAGTCAGGAGATTTTTGAGGGGTTGAAGGCCTATCGTGGAGTTGATGATGCAGTTCTTCTGTTCCGTCCTATGGATAACCTCAATCGTTTTAATGACTCTGCCGACCGCATGTGTATGCCCCGCATTCCGGCGGAAAAGGTCCTTCAGGCCCTGAAGGGTCTGGTTTATCTGGAGCGAGAGTGGATTCCCAAAGTCGAAGGCGGAGCCCTGTACATCCGACCTGCCATGATCGCCAGTGAAGCTGCACTGGGTGTTCGCCCGGCCAATGAGTATCTGTTTTTTGTTATTTGCAGCCCGGTCGGGGCCTATTATGCTGAGGGATTTAATCCGACCAAGATCTACGTGGAAGATGAATATGTTCGCGCCGTTCCCGGTGGGGTGGGCAATGTAAAGACCGGGGGTAATTATGCCGCTTCTATTAAGGCGCATACCACATCCCAGCGTAAGGGATATACCCAGGTCTTGTGGTTGGATGCGGTTGAGCGCAAATACATCGAAGAAGTTGGTACCTCCAATATTTTCTTTGTTATTAATGGAGAACTGGTTACTCCTCCCTTGGGAGGAACCATTCTGCCCGGTATTACCCGGGATACTGTTTTGCAGCTGGCCAAAGACTGGGAAATCCCTACCAGTGAGCGCCGGATTACCATTGACGAGGTTATTGCTGCTGCGGAGGATGGTTCGCTAACCGAGGCCTTTGGCTCTGGAACAGCGGCTGTTATTTCTCCCATTGGTGAATTTGGATATCAGGGAAACAGCATTGCGGTCAACCATGGGGAGACCGGCCCGCTTGCCCAGCGTTTTTTTGATGGCATTCAGGACTTGCAACGCGGCGCTACCCCGGATATGCATGAGTGGATCGTCAGGGTGAAATAA
- a CDS encoding ISKra4 family transposase, translating into MYSPCHLTESNIEHYLRSFEALDKLASHVSGIEFSTSSFGDVEAVIQQKGQEIIRQLAQGYLSQRSAEEEKKEFVLGEDGIRRNRRRTDCTRKIESRFGEVELSRIGYYGQFVGSVFPLDAELNLPPDKYSHGLRSEIAHLTAVASFDETLEFLERQGGGILPKRQLQEVSADIVRDFKEFYEQPLDLSSVKGSILVITADGKGVSMHNQDLRPAAKKQAEKDQKKARLQPGEKKGRKRMATVVSVYDTSPYQRTPEQLLSIDGEVAPERPEIKNKRVWAEITEDMGNALDQGFREALRRDPEQEMEWVVLIDGQTDLVRQVEVQAEKHDVKVTVIQDFIHVVECLWKAVHALYPEKENAEKREKWVQGRTLEILKGNAQSVASGLRRAATRRGLDENKRIPADTAANYIKKNQKRLRYEEALLKGLPIATGVIEGACRHLVKDRMDLTGARWRLKSADAVLKLRALKTSGDLKKYLNFHFWKERCRNYIWMPNGDAVPAMI; encoded by the coding sequence ATGTACAGCCCCTGTCACCTTACGGAAAGCAATATTGAGCATTATCTTCGGTCTTTTGAAGCACTTGATAAACTGGCGTCCCATGTATCCGGTATAGAATTCTCCACATCCTCTTTCGGAGACGTGGAAGCAGTTATTCAACAGAAAGGACAGGAAATTATACGGCAGCTGGCGCAGGGATATCTGTCTCAGCGTTCCGCAGAAGAAGAGAAAAAAGAATTTGTTCTCGGAGAAGACGGTATTCGTCGCAATCGTCGCAGAACAGATTGTACTCGAAAAATTGAATCACGTTTCGGAGAGGTCGAGCTGTCACGAATCGGTTATTACGGGCAGTTTGTCGGCAGCGTTTTTCCTCTGGATGCCGAGTTGAATTTGCCGCCCGACAAGTATTCACACGGCCTACGAAGTGAAATAGCGCATTTGACGGCAGTCGCTTCTTTTGACGAAACATTGGAGTTTCTGGAACGTCAGGGAGGCGGAATACTGCCTAAACGTCAACTTCAGGAAGTATCCGCAGATATTGTTCGTGATTTCAAGGAATTTTACGAGCAACCCCTTGACTTGTCGTCCGTAAAGGGCAGTATTTTAGTCATTACGGCGGACGGTAAGGGCGTATCAATGCATAATCAGGATCTGCGTCCCGCCGCCAAAAAACAAGCGGAAAAGGATCAGAAAAAAGCCCGACTTCAGCCCGGAGAGAAAAAGGGGCGTAAGCGGATGGCGACCGTTGTCTCAGTGTATGACACATCCCCTTATCAGCGCACTCCTGAACAGCTTCTCAGTATTGACGGGGAAGTCGCACCGGAGCGTCCGGAAATTAAAAACAAGCGGGTCTGGGCCGAGATTACGGAAGATATGGGAAACGCCCTTGACCAGGGATTCCGGGAGGCGCTTCGACGAGACCCTGAACAAGAAATGGAATGGGTTGTTCTTATCGACGGGCAGACCGATCTGGTCAGGCAGGTCGAGGTACAGGCGGAGAAGCATGATGTAAAAGTAACCGTTATTCAGGATTTTATTCATGTTGTCGAGTGCCTGTGGAAGGCGGTTCATGCTCTTTATCCAGAGAAAGAGAACGCTGAAAAACGAGAAAAGTGGGTTCAGGGCCGTACGCTTGAGATTTTGAAAGGAAACGCGCAAAGCGTGGCGAGCGGATTGCGTCGTGCGGCTACACGTAGAGGATTAGATGAAAATAAACGTATCCCTGCGGATACTGCTGCGAATTATATCAAGAAAAATCAGAAACGACTGAGATATGAAGAAGCTCTTTTGAAAGGACTGCCTATCGCCACCGGTGTAATAGAGGGAGCTTGTCGTCACTTGGTCAAGGATCGTATGGATCTCACCGGTGCTCGTTGGCGACTGAAATCAGCGGATGCTGTGCTGAAGCTAAGGGCGCTGAAAACCAGCGGAGATCTGAAAAAATACCTGAACTTTCATTTTTGGAAGGAGCGGTGCAGGAACTATATCTGGATGCCGAACGGTGATGCAGTTCCGGCAATGATATAA
- a CDS encoding IS1380 family transposase, with amino-acid sequence MKINYIDITDDCLTSRSGLSLFIAYLHGISLFPIIESLFGDLRKSKKGASAVEIFKQIFCFMMDGTSRHLVYFDDLKADKGYAACIETSEDDMASSHTIKRFFGNFSFVKVFVFRRLLQKLFIWRLNITKPAVVELGIDTMVMENDDAECRHGVKPTYKKKKGFQPLQMNWGRFFVDAVFRGGDKHSNHGDTVQKMILHIVNRIRKEYRHDVPIVIRMDSGFFDQKIFEFCEQLGVGYICGGKMYKDIKEFASETTRWRRFAAPGKKDIWEYAEFGTKRGNWKQFRRAIYCRLCNHGSQLRLPGTGPDTVIITNLGRGGTIDELLEKAGVMSEYVSANAIVAGYHVRGSDELVNRGFKDFGHEQLPFTRFTPNAAWYYMLLVGFFLFESFKEDAASPVVSITAYASTVRRQLIDVAGKIVRHSGQVVLKVARCAFEGLQLAEMLKRCIEPPVLQH; translated from the coding sequence CTGAAAATTAATTATATTGACATAACTGACGACTGTTTGACCAGTCGGTCAGGTCTGTCTCTTTTTATAGCGTACCTGCATGGTATTTCATTATTCCCTATTATTGAGAGTTTGTTCGGCGATCTGAGAAAAAGCAAAAAAGGTGCATCGGCGGTTGAGATATTCAAGCAGATATTCTGTTTCATGATGGACGGAACCAGTCGACATCTGGTGTACTTTGACGATCTTAAGGCAGATAAGGGCTATGCCGCCTGTATAGAGACATCAGAGGATGACATGGCCTCCTCGCATACAATCAAGCGTTTTTTCGGCAATTTTTCTTTTGTTAAAGTGTTTGTTTTTCGACGTCTGCTGCAGAAACTGTTCATTTGGCGATTGAATATAACCAAGCCAGCCGTTGTTGAACTCGGCATTGATACAATGGTTATGGAAAACGATGACGCAGAGTGTCGACATGGAGTAAAACCGACCTATAAAAAAAAGAAAGGATTCCAGCCGTTACAGATGAACTGGGGAAGATTTTTTGTAGATGCGGTTTTTCGCGGTGGTGATAAGCACTCGAATCACGGTGACACTGTCCAAAAAATGATATTGCATATTGTGAATCGCATCAGAAAGGAATATCGACATGATGTCCCGATTGTTATCCGAATGGACAGTGGTTTTTTCGACCAGAAGATTTTTGAATTTTGTGAGCAACTTGGTGTTGGTTATATCTGTGGTGGGAAGATGTATAAAGATATAAAAGAATTTGCAAGTGAGACAACCCGTTGGAGGCGTTTTGCCGCACCCGGTAAGAAAGATATTTGGGAGTATGCGGAATTCGGCACTAAAAGGGGTAATTGGAAGCAATTTCGACGTGCTATATACTGTCGCCTGTGCAACCACGGGTCTCAGCTTCGGCTTCCAGGAACTGGTCCAGACACCGTGATCATTACAAATCTTGGGCGTGGCGGAACTATTGACGAACTTCTTGAAAAGGCGGGAGTTATGTCAGAATATGTAAGTGCCAACGCTATTGTTGCAGGGTATCATGTACGCGGTAGCGACGAGTTGGTTAACCGAGGTTTCAAGGATTTTGGCCATGAACAACTGCCGTTCACTCGATTCACTCCAAACGCTGCGTGGTATTACATGCTACTGGTCGGCTTTTTTCTTTTTGAATCATTCAAAGAGGATGCAGCTTCTCCCGTAGTTTCAATAACAGCCTATGCATCAACAGTGCGCCGTCAACTGATAGATGTAGCGGGTAAAATTGTCAGGCACAGCGGTCAGGTTGTATTAAAAGTGGCCCGGTGTGCTTTTGAAGGGCTTCAATTAGCCGAAATGTTAAAAAGGTGTATTGAGCCCCCTGTGTTACAACACTAG
- a CDS encoding DUF6602 domain-containing protein, producing MKSDLNRHLRGIFKILKLRFDYINQSLGHSATKGAENEEEIRRLLADFLPSHYGIGTGIIIDIEGNESKQIDIIIYDKTTPNYTLSRESKIFLVDQVLVAIEIKTKFTTKSLQEALENTKSVKRLIPSEKTWIEWQSRIDDEKHQSLCQVINKPSPPLSVIFFYTSETRATCINLNNVFDTLKREIDKYKRIEQPDLLFSLDHSVFFMHEDLAKSTDGKYYRCSIKLDDATDKDLTLTGISTDTVAVFDFANT from the coding sequence ATGAAATCAGATTTAAATCGTCACCTGCGTGGCATCTTTAAAATTCTGAAACTTCGGTTTGATTATATTAATCAAAGCCTCGGGCACTCTGCCACTAAGGGTGCTGAGAATGAGGAAGAGATTAGAAGGTTACTTGCTGATTTCTTGCCCTCTCATTATGGCATCGGTACTGGAATTATTATAGATATAGAAGGGAATGAATCTAAGCAAATCGATATAATAATATACGACAAGACAACACCCAATTACACTCTTAGTCGTGAAAGTAAAATTTTTTTAGTAGATCAGGTGCTTGTTGCTATAGAAATAAAAACAAAATTTACGACTAAATCTCTCCAGGAGGCTTTAGAGAATACAAAAAGTGTAAAAAGACTTATTCCTTCGGAAAAGACTTGGATTGAATGGCAAAGCAGGATTGACGACGAAAAGCACCAGTCTCTATGTCAAGTTATCAATAAACCTTCTCCTCCTTTGTCCGTTATTTTTTTCTATACTAGTGAAACCAGAGCAACCTGTATTAATCTGAATAACGTTTTTGATACATTAAAGAGAGAGATAGATAAGTACAAGCGTATTGAGCAGCCTGATTTATTATTCTCTCTGGATCATTCTGTTTTTTTTATGCATGAAGATTTAGCGAAATCAACTGACGGGAAATATTATAGGTGCTCAATAAAGCTAGATGATGCTACAGACAAGGATCTTACCCTAACAGGTATATCTACTGATACAGTCGCGGTATTTGACTTTGCTAATACCTAA
- a CDS encoding toxin-antitoxin system HicB family antitoxin, whose product MGTVTVRLPDDTHKRIKELAASRKTSINKLYEEFTVMALTAFDAENRFKAMAGRGSKKRGLELLKKLQTHHND is encoded by the coding sequence ATGGGAACAGTTACAGTAAGACTGCCGGATGATACCCACAAAAGAATCAAAGAGTTGGCAGCATCAAGAAAAACAAGTATTAATAAGCTCTATGAGGAATTCACGGTAATGGCGTTAACTGCATTTGATGCCGAAAATCGCTTTAAAGCTATGGCTGGTAGAGGCAGTAAAAAACGGGGGCTTGAGTTATTAAAGAAGCTTCAAACCCATCACAATGATTAG